From one Cereibacter sphaeroides 2.4.1 genomic stretch:
- a CDS encoding acetamidase/formamidase family protein has product MERPLDHHLPASPATVSWGHLDPAAAPVLQLAPGERAVIETLSGGPRNLPPEGHPCRVLASHRAVMEAQVPHLGPHMLTGPVHIAGAEPGDRLVVEIEEITLAQDWGWSAIEPGFGIFPDLAPAYESLVVPIDRARRSARLPWGPEVALAPFFGILAVAPPPEGGRVSSVPPGPFGGNVDNRFFRQGARISFPVFCAGALFFAGDGHALQGDGEVCDTALETALTGRFRFTLEKGTAPAAPEIELGDLIVTMGFHETLDGAARDATARMLDWICAQTGLTRTEAWRHASLCADLRITQAVNGQKGVHCVLDRRSLIGARPA; this is encoded by the coding sequence ATGGAGCGCCCTCTGGACCACCACCTTCCCGCCTCGCCCGCGACCGTCTCGTGGGGCCATCTCGATCCCGCCGCCGCCCCCGTGCTGCAGCTCGCGCCGGGCGAGCGGGCGGTGATCGAGACCCTCTCGGGCGGCCCGCGCAATCTGCCGCCCGAGGGCCACCCCTGCCGGGTGCTGGCCAGCCACCGCGCGGTGATGGAGGCGCAGGTGCCCCATCTCGGGCCCCACATGCTGACGGGGCCGGTCCATATCGCGGGGGCCGAGCCCGGCGACCGGCTGGTGGTCGAGATCGAGGAGATTACGCTCGCGCAGGACTGGGGCTGGAGCGCCATCGAGCCCGGCTTCGGGATCTTCCCCGACCTCGCGCCCGCCTACGAGAGCCTCGTCGTCCCCATCGACCGGGCGCGCCGCAGCGCGCGCCTGCCCTGGGGCCCCGAGGTGGCGCTGGCGCCCTTCTTCGGCATCCTCGCCGTGGCGCCGCCGCCCGAGGGCGGCCGGGTCAGCTCGGTTCCGCCCGGACCCTTCGGCGGCAATGTGGACAACCGCTTCTTCCGGCAGGGCGCGCGGATCTCCTTCCCGGTCTTCTGCGCGGGCGCGCTGTTCTTTGCGGGCGACGGTCATGCGCTGCAGGGCGACGGCGAGGTCTGCGACACCGCGCTCGAAACGGCACTGACCGGCCGCTTCCGCTTCACGCTCGAAAAGGGCACGGCGCCCGCCGCCCCCGAGATCGAGCTGGGCGATCTGATCGTGACCATGGGCTTTCACGAGACGCTCGACGGGGCCGCACGCGATGCGACCGCCCGGATGCTCGACTGGATCTGCGCGCAGACGGGCCTCACCCGCACCGAGGCCTGGCGGCACGCGAGCCTCTGCGCCGACCTGCGGATCACGCAGGCGGTGAACGGGCAGAAGGGCGTCCATTGCGTGCTCGATCGCCGCAGCCTGATCGGCGCCCGCCCCGCCTGA
- a CDS encoding M24 family metallopeptidase yields MSTLPADTAADPLRGRDAVFPAAEFEGRIARLQAATADLGADALVLLGPENIFWATGRQTAGYFAFQALVVPVEGAPVLLVRQLETTGARASTWLADIRAWQDGEDPAAALGSLVRDLGLGRIAMERGAWFIGQDLSERIAQALAGVALIDGSGVAERLRAVKSPAEQSAIRKAAGYAEAAIAASIEACRAGVSENEVAAAMMGAAIRAGSEAMAMEPLVSSGPRSGVPHATWRRRLLEPGDGVFLELAASHDRYHAALMRSVWIGPPPAEAARMMDTAERALDAALAALRPGAPCAAPHEAAQAVIDAAGYTAAFRKRIGYSMGAAFAPDWGEGAILSLFTGVDRLLEPGMVFHLPATLRSYGDYTVGASETVILTETGIEVLSTLPRQMRVR; encoded by the coding sequence ATGTCGACACTCCCGGCAGACACCGCGGCCGACCCGCTCCGCGGCCGTGATGCGGTTTTCCCGGCCGCCGAATTCGAAGGCCGCATCGCGCGGCTGCAGGCGGCCACGGCGGATCTCGGCGCCGATGCGCTGGTGCTGCTCGGACCGGAGAACATCTTCTGGGCCACGGGGCGGCAGACGGCGGGCTATTTCGCCTTTCAGGCCCTCGTGGTGCCGGTCGAGGGGGCACCCGTGCTCCTCGTGCGCCAGCTCGAGACGACGGGCGCGCGGGCCTCGACCTGGCTCGCCGACATCCGCGCCTGGCAGGACGGCGAGGACCCGGCCGCGGCGCTCGGCAGCCTTGTGCGGGATCTGGGCCTCGGGCGCATCGCCATGGAGCGCGGCGCCTGGTTCATCGGTCAGGACCTGTCCGAGCGCATCGCCCAGGCCCTTGCCGGCGTGGCGCTGATCGACGGGTCGGGTGTGGCGGAGCGGCTGCGCGCGGTGAAATCGCCGGCCGAGCAGTCCGCGATCCGCAAGGCCGCGGGCTATGCCGAGGCCGCCATTGCCGCTTCGATCGAGGCCTGCCGCGCGGGCGTCAGCGAGAACGAGGTGGCCGCCGCCATGATGGGGGCCGCGATCCGCGCGGGCTCCGAAGCCATGGCGATGGAGCCGCTCGTCTCCTCGGGGCCGCGCTCGGGCGTGCCCCATGCGACCTGGCGGCGGCGGCTGCTCGAACCCGGCGACGGGGTCTTCCTCGAACTCGCCGCGAGTCACGACCGCTATCACGCGGCGCTCATGCGCAGCGTCTGGATCGGCCCGCCGCCCGCCGAGGCCGCGCGCATGATGGACACGGCCGAGCGCGCGCTCGATGCGGCGCTGGCGGCCCTGCGCCCCGGCGCGCCCTGCGCGGCGCCGCACGAGGCCGCGCAGGCGGTGATCGATGCCGCGGGCTATACGGCCGCCTTCCGCAAACGCATCGGCTATTCGATGGGCGCGGCCTTCGCGCCCGACTGGGGCGAGGGGGCGATCCTGTCGCTCTTCACCGGCGTGGATCGCCTGCTGGAGCCAGGCATGGTTTTCCACCTGCCCGCGACGCTGCGCAGCTACGGCGACTATACGGTCGGCGCTTCCGAGACGGTGATCCTCACCGAAACCGGCATCGAGGTCTTGTCGACCCTGCCCAGACAGATGAGGGTGCGCTGA
- a CDS encoding GntR family transcriptional regulator: MSSETLSHSAYRRLREDILEGRIAPNTILTERELAERLGISRTPLRSALSVLEREQVIERMVNGTLLVRLVSVEQLLDIIQLRLILERAAARRAAGFGLTPELEAAREAQLRYLGAGAMDFESFWQDDGIFHRAVALAAGLTLLPGLLAEQRAIVRRSTIIRTHTNFADQAREHIAVIDAIAGRDAEAAAAAMALHFDRMRARTLGWLNKD; encoded by the coding sequence ATGAGTTCCGAGACGCTCTCGCACAGCGCCTACCGCCGCCTCCGCGAGGATATTCTCGAGGGGCGGATCGCGCCCAACACCATCCTGACCGAGCGCGAGCTGGCCGAGCGGCTGGGCATCTCGCGCACGCCGCTGCGCTCGGCTTTGTCGGTGCTCGAGCGCGAGCAGGTGATCGAGCGGATGGTGAACGGCACGCTGCTGGTGCGTCTCGTCTCGGTCGAGCAGCTGCTCGACATCATCCAGCTCCGGCTGATCCTCGAACGCGCCGCTGCGCGCAGGGCTGCGGGCTTCGGCCTCACGCCCGAGCTCGAGGCCGCGCGCGAGGCGCAGCTGCGCTATCTCGGCGCGGGGGCGATGGATTTCGAGAGCTTCTGGCAGGATGACGGCATCTTCCACCGGGCGGTGGCGCTGGCGGCGGGGCTCACGCTCCTGCCGGGGCTTCTCGCCGAGCAGCGCGCCATCGTGCGGCGCAGCACCATCATCCGCACCCACACCAACTTTGCCGATCAGGCGCGGGAACATATCGCGGTGATCGACGCGATCGCCGGCCGCGACGCCGAGGCCGCCGCGGCCGCCATGGCGCTTCATTTCGACCGCATGCGCGCCCGCACGCTGGGCTGGCTCAACAAGGACTAA